A single Notoacmeibacter ruber DNA region contains:
- a CDS encoding ATP-binding protein: MKERAASVALRTSNDVAFARQAAAKAMAAINASPIKRTKFVTAVSEIARNAVIYGRGGIITFEQVGPAGQRRVVAICEDRGPGINDVDAALKDGFTTGKSLGLGLGGAKRLVDRFEIVSSLRSGTRVTLECGAR; encoded by the coding sequence GTGAAAGAGAGGGCTGCCTCCGTGGCGTTGCGCACTTCCAACGATGTCGCTTTCGCCAGACAGGCTGCCGCCAAAGCGATGGCGGCGATCAACGCATCCCCCATCAAACGGACGAAATTCGTCACGGCGGTCTCGGAGATTGCAAGAAACGCCGTGATTTATGGACGAGGTGGCATCATCACTTTCGAGCAGGTAGGCCCCGCAGGACAACGCCGTGTCGTCGCGATCTGCGAAGATCGCGGACCCGGCATCAATGACGTCGATGCCGCGCTGAAGGACGGCTTCACCACAGGAAAGAGCCTTGGACTCGGCCTTGGCGGCGCCAAACGGCTGGTGGACCGGTTCGAGATCGTATCGTCCTTGCGAAGCGGAACACGGGTCACTCTCGAATGTGGTGCCCGATGA
- a CDS encoding STAS domain-containing protein, with the protein MYDNASPVPIMTINGCVIVAIRDDLDDQEIVSLQDQLVEEVARRSAHGVVIDISSLEIVDTFAGRMLAAMAQMARVMNARTIIVGMRPAVAMTLVELGMTLDGVETALNADRAIDTITGDRTKES; encoded by the coding sequence TTGTACGACAACGCCAGCCCTGTCCCCATAATGACGATCAATGGCTGCGTTATCGTGGCGATACGAGACGATCTCGATGATCAGGAGATCGTTTCGTTACAGGACCAGCTCGTCGAGGAAGTGGCCCGCCGGAGCGCCCATGGCGTCGTGATCGACATCTCGAGCCTTGAGATCGTCGACACCTTTGCGGGCCGAATGCTCGCAGCCATGGCGCAGATGGCGCGCGTGATGAATGCGCGAACAATCATCGTTGGCATGCGCCCGGCCGTCGCCATGACGCTGGTCGAACTGGGCATGACGCTTGATGGCGTCGAGACAGCACTGAACGCGGACCGGGCGATCGACACCATTACGGGCGACCGCACGAAAGAGTCGTGA
- a CDS encoding STAS domain-containing protein: MPNDVTIASILTDDYDRVLNGWLKVQSKEGVKRTDLVSGKESEQQSRELLTAMTKVLPEVATDDSLDLTNPEWEPVRDALEEIADNRTQRGVSTTEMGWFIASLKQPFFEILQSELSEKPRVLMRETWNATRLVDQISLHAIETLVEKREAIIERQRAEMTEVSAPVVKIWNRIVTVPLIGTLDSFRSQTVMENLLDAIVQWEAEVAIIDITGVSTVDTMVAQHLLKTASAVRLMGAECVICGISPKIAQTVVNLGVELPNIVTRVDLESGLAYAFDRIGVSVGKR, from the coding sequence ATGCCTAATGACGTGACGATTGCATCGATCCTAACCGATGATTACGACCGCGTTCTGAACGGATGGCTGAAGGTTCAGTCGAAGGAAGGTGTCAAGCGCACCGATCTTGTTTCCGGCAAGGAGTCCGAACAACAAAGTCGTGAACTTCTGACAGCCATGACGAAGGTCCTTCCGGAAGTGGCGACCGACGACAGTCTCGATCTGACGAATCCCGAATGGGAGCCGGTCCGCGACGCGCTGGAAGAGATTGCGGACAACCGGACGCAAAGAGGCGTTTCCACCACCGAGATGGGGTGGTTCATCGCATCGTTGAAGCAGCCCTTCTTCGAAATCCTGCAAAGCGAGCTGTCCGAAAAGCCGCGCGTTCTGATGCGCGAAACGTGGAATGCGACGCGTCTCGTCGATCAGATCAGCCTGCATGCGATTGAGACGCTGGTCGAAAAGCGCGAAGCGATTATCGAGCGCCAGCGCGCCGAGATGACGGAAGTCTCCGCTCCCGTGGTGAAGATCTGGAACCGCATCGTGACGGTTCCCCTTATCGGCACGCTGGATTCGTTCCGATCGCAGACGGTCATGGAGAACCTTCTCGATGCGATCGTTCAATGGGAGGCCGAAGTCGCCATTATCGACATCACCGGTGTCTCGACCGTCGATACGATGGTGGCCCAGCACCTCCTGAAGACAGCTTCGGCCGTTCGCCTGATGGGCGCGGAATGCGTCATTTGTGGCATAAGCCCCAAGATTGCGCAGACCGTTGTCAATCTAGGCGTAGAACTGCCGAACATCGTGACGCGCGTCGATCTGGAGAGCGGCCTCGCCTACGCTTTCGACCGCATCGGCGTTTCAGTTGGGAAGCGATAA